ATGCGACCAGGTAGGACTTGCCGGGAACGCTGTTCCACGTGATTGTCACGTTGCCGCTCTGGTCGCGGACCAGCGAAACGATTTTGAATACTGAATCCGCGTTATGCACGTCCGTACCAGCCACCCCTTCGTCTGTGTCACTCAGTCCATCCCCGTCGCTGTCCGGTCCGGTGCTGGTGTGCGGCGGCAACTCGTTGTCCTGAATGATGATGGTGGCGCGATTGGATGGCCCCGTGTTGTAGACCGCGTTCGTCGAAATTGTGAGGATGATGGTTTCAGGTCCCTCCAGCAGCTTGTCGTCAACCGGCACTAGCGTTAATTTGGTCGAAGTCTCTCCCACGGGAATGGTAATGGATTCCGGCACGTCGCCTTGCGGACGACGATAATCGTCCCATTTGAGGGCCGTGCCGCTGAATTGATAATTCACCGTCAAAGGCACGGAGGTGTCTCCAGTCCGCGCAATGGTAAATTCGCCTGGCTTTTGCCCGAGCTCAAACGCTTGCGCAATGGTGGAAACCACGGTCACCGTGGGCAGATTGTTTGTGGCGACGAAGTTTGTCGCAGCGAAAGCGCGGCGGCCATTCGGCCATTGCACTTCCGCCTCCACCCACTGCGTCCCCCAGTTGATGGGCGAGAAGGTGAATGTGTTTCCAGAGTCGGGTTCCTGGTCCCTCGCTTCCCACACGACCCGCGCATTCGTCAAATCCATGCCGACAACTTGAAGCCCCGCCGTGACGGGACTGCCCAGGCCGCCTTGAACCGGCAGACCGGTAATCTGTGCGGTAACCGTGTTCCACGATTGGGTCGCCGCCGATGTCAGCGTTGCTACAAAGGCGAGACTGGCCAGCGCACGGGCCTGGTCCACCGCCACGAACTCCGTGCTGGTGTTGAATGTGTCAGCCCAGCGGTCGTAATAAGGATAAGGCGCCACCGCCGCGCCGTCGGGCGGAAACACCAATGCGCCGAGTTCCGACCCATAGTTGTTGATGTATTGGAATCCGGATTGAATGTTGCCCAGCGGAATTCCTGTCGGCGGGAGGACCCGCCGGTCGTTTTGCGCGTATTGGTGGACGATCTCGCGTTGGCGCTTCCATCCCAAACCGGTGAGGTAGGTGACGTTCACCGGATTACAGCCGCCCTCGTAGTTCAGGTTGCCCAGTATCGCGTCGAGATAATCGTGACGCGGGTCCACCAGCGATTCGGTTTGGGAACGCGGAAAGAGCTGGTAAGCGACGGCGATGTCGAATGCCCGCTCACTGCAAAAAAACCAGCCAGCGTCGCGAACGCGCTTCGTCTCAGAAGGAAAACTGGCGCCGTAGGCGCCGTTCTGGGCCCATCGGAGCTGGTCTTCCGCGCCTTTGACGACTTCGTTCTGACACTTGGTCAGATAAATAGGGTCCAGTTCATTCAACTTGCGCCGGCCCGTTTTCACGGCAAGGGCGTAGCTGCGGGCTGCACAGCCGTAACCCTCGAACAACCGCCACCAGCCCCAATGAACGGTGGCGGCGTCGCCCGGATCATACCATTCCATAAGCTGTTGATGGTACGCCGGCGCGCCCGTGGCCAGAAACAATTCGCACGCAGCCCAGGCCAACTCGTCGTCGTGGGTGAATTCATCTCCGTAATGCGTGAGTTTTTGGTACGCGCCCGCCTTGCCATATCTCGCGATCGCGTTGGTCAGAAAACTCCAGCCCAGTTGCGCCTTGGCCAGATAGTTCGTTGCGGCGTCGGGAAACTGCTTTTTGAACAGAGGCGAGGACCCGCACTGCGCCAGCGCGGCAACCGCGGCGGCGGTCACCGCGGTGTTCTTCGGCCAGACCACCTGCGGATCGCCGCGGTCAGGGAGCACGTTGTTCTCGTATTCACGGTTCCTTGGATAAACCAGAAAATAAAATCCACCGTCGGCATCCTGCATCTTCGCCAGAAAATCGGCCTCCCACTTGGCCTCCTGCAACAGATCGCTCTTGCCATCGCCACTTTCCGGAATGCCCAGATTGTCGAGCGCGCCCACACCGGTAAACGCGTCCACGGCAAACACGAGATAATGGATGAGCGCCGCGCTGTTGATGGTGTACTTGCTGTAATCGCCCGCGTCGTGATGTCCGCCGGACACATCGATCTGGCCCGTATTGACGAACGGGTAGAGTTGCGACGCTTCGTTCATCAGCCGGGGCGCCTGTTGCGGGGGATTGTCCGAGTTGGCCTGCGCTGCGTAGTTGGAGATTGTGTTCCAGGTGAAGGCGAAGGAGGACGACGGCAGAGGAATGGCGGCCGGTGCCACGTGACAGGCACCGTGAACGAAGCGCGTGAACGGCAGCGCGTTGCTCGTGCCGCAGCGTTGATGATACAATCCGAGTGCGTACGTGCGCACGAATGCCATCACCGATCCATCGTCAATGAGGAACGGCAATGACGCACCGAGGCCAGGTACGACCAATTTGTATTCGCCCGCGTTGGAGAAACTGCTGAAATCCGCTTCAAAAACCTTTTGATAAGGGGTCGGCGTGTAGGTGTAACCGACGTCTGGCCTTGGTGTAAGACTGCCCTGATAGACATCGCTGCCGGTCCGTACGTTCACGAGTTTGAATCCAACCGATGCGGGAATGTCCATCTCACCCAGGCTGCCGAGGTAATATCCGACCATCGCCCTTTTCGGGAACGAGGGAACGTAGCCGACCTGGTTGACGTGGATGGCGGGATTAAACCGCAAAGGATCCATCGTCGTCACGAATTGCTCTCCCACGGGCCAACTTCCTGCCGAGAGGCTGTTGACTTCCACGATCTGCCCCTCCGTGACCGGCGAGGCAAGCTTGAGGTAA
This sequence is a window from Candidatus Angelobacter sp.. Protein-coding genes within it:
- a CDS encoding glycoside hydrolase family 9 protein, translating into MATPFQSVTAGRGTTIVGVLWSLLLVAPLAADSPLTNDVSLAMPAPGSYQLRVLEPDLLELDLINTKAPDPARVAVWDYVSDTSQLQLPAPQDFAVTVGAQPALVQSVGFKRRVLYAPLKQRDLRIGNSVYLKLASPVTEGQIVEVNSLSAGSWPVGEQFVTTMDPLRFNPAIHVNQVGYVPSFPKRAMVGYYLGSLGEMDIPASVGFKLVNVRTGSDVYQGSLTPRPDVGYTYTPTPYQKVFEADFSSFSNAGEYKLVVPGLGASLPFLIDDGSVMAFVRTYALGLYHQRCGTSNALPFTRFVHGACHVAPAAIPLPSSSFAFTWNTISNYAAQANSDNPPQQAPRLMNEASQLYPFVNTGQIDVSGGHHDAGDYSKYTINSAALIHYLVFAVDAFTGVGALDNLGIPESGDGKSDLLQEAKWEADFLAKMQDADGGFYFLVYPRNREYENNVLPDRGDPQVVWPKNTAVTAAAVAALAQCGSSPLFKKQFPDAATNYLAKAQLGWSFLTNAIARYGKAGAYQKLTHYGDEFTHDDELAWAACELFLATGAPAYHQQLMEWYDPGDAATVHWGWWRLFEGYGCAARSYALAVKTGRRKLNELDPIYLTKCQNEVVKGAEDQLRWAQNGAYGASFPSETKRVRDAGWFFCSERAFDIAVAYQLFPRSQTESLVDPRHDYLDAILGNLNYEGGCNPVNVTYLTGLGWKRQREIVHQYAQNDRRVLPPTGIPLGNIQSGFQYINNYGSELGALVFPPDGAAVAPYPYYDRWADTFNTSTEFVAVDQARALASLAFVATLTSAATQSWNTVTAQITGLPVQGGLGSPVTAGLQVVGMDLTNARVVWEARDQEPDSGNTFTFSPINWGTQWVEAEVQWPNGRRAFAATNFVATNNLPTVTVVSTIAQAFELGQKPGEFTIARTGDTSVPLTVNYQFSGTALKWDDYRRPQGDVPESITIPVGETSTKLTLVPVDDKLLEGPETIILTISTNAVYNTGPSNRATIIIQDNELPPHTSTGPDSDGDGLSDTDEGVAGTDVHNADSVFKIVSLVRDQSGNVTITWNSVPGKSYLVACKDNAEDTFWSDVSGPITSGGATTSWTDINAGRRPRRIYCIVVT